The Leptospira sp. WS39.C2 genome contains a region encoding:
- a CDS encoding hemolysin family protein, with translation MEIIGIFLIFLLVFVNGFFVAAEFAMVSIRPSRLEELVKENRAMSHITKKAVSKIDDMLSVCQVGITIASLLLGWIGEALFASVVTGFLRMFQIELDLVTIHSISIGVSFTLITLLHVILGELVPKTLAIQNTEAIALGVSAPMWLFYYLFFPVTFIMNRLAGGILTLFRLQRTGDKYVHSAEELMIIIEEQRKQGRIDNAEMQLIQKTFDFSEHTAKDVMTHRLSIIGIAQESTIDKLLPLIAEHSFSRYPVYNQTLDKIVGIVHVQKYLKWQAAHLSAKGKKEKITVIMEKDFVKVPESMSIERVMTKLREKKQHMAIVIDEYGGVSGLLTLEDIIEEFFGEIRDETDTDEVDVTSKNRKTKTITLDGETELSSLTDILEGEEPSDMEEVRTIAGYFMEKNEDMPKEGSIVQIKKGSLKVKKMEGNKIISILFTPKLEEDHDSEMERELSYEDR, from the coding sequence ATGGAAATAATCGGCATCTTTCTCATCTTCCTCCTTGTCTTTGTCAATGGTTTCTTCGTCGCTGCTGAGTTTGCGATGGTATCAATCCGCCCTTCTCGTCTCGAGGAGCTTGTCAAAGAAAACCGGGCCATGTCCCATATCACCAAAAAAGCAGTCTCCAAAATCGATGATATGTTATCGGTTTGCCAAGTGGGGATTACGATTGCGAGTTTACTCCTTGGTTGGATTGGTGAAGCTTTATTTGCCAGTGTAGTCACTGGTTTTCTTCGTATGTTCCAAATTGAATTGGATCTTGTTACCATTCACAGTATTTCCATTGGAGTATCCTTTACACTCATCACTCTCCTTCATGTCATCCTAGGAGAGTTAGTACCCAAAACTCTTGCGATCCAAAATACAGAAGCGATTGCACTCGGTGTTTCGGCTCCAATGTGGCTCTTTTATTATTTGTTTTTTCCAGTAACGTTTATCATGAACCGATTGGCTGGTGGCATTCTCACTTTGTTCCGTTTGCAACGAACAGGTGATAAATATGTCCACTCTGCGGAAGAACTCATGATCATCATTGAGGAACAAAGAAAACAAGGTCGGATTGATAATGCAGAAATGCAACTCATCCAAAAGACCTTTGATTTTTCGGAACATACGGCAAAAGATGTAATGACACATCGTCTTTCTATCATTGGGATTGCACAAGAATCAACGATTGATAAATTACTTCCCCTCATTGCCGAACATAGTTTTTCAAGATACCCTGTGTACAACCAAACCTTAGATAAAATTGTTGGGATTGTTCACGTTCAAAAGTATTTAAAATGGCAAGCGGCCCACCTTTCAGCTAAAGGCAAAAAAGAAAAAATCACCGTTATCATGGAAAAGGATTTTGTAAAAGTTCCTGAATCCATGTCCATCGAACGAGTCATGACAAAACTCCGTGAGAAAAAACAACACATGGCAATTGTCATTGATGAGTATGGTGGAGTCTCCGGCTTACTTACGTTAGAAGATATTATTGAAGAATTTTTTGGTGAAATCCGGGATGAAACTGACACTGATGAAGTGGATGTGACTTCCAAAAACAGAAAAACCAAAACCATCACACTTGATGGAGAAACCGAACTCTCTAGCCTAACAGATATTTTGGAAGGGGAAGAACCTTCTGATATGGAAGAGGTCCGCACCATTGCCGGTTACTTTATGGAAAAAAATGAAGATATGCCTAAAGAAGGTAGCATCGTTCAAATCAAAAAAGGTAGCCTCAAAGTGAAAAAAATGGAAGGAAATAAAATCATTTCCATCCTCTTCACTCCGAAACTAGAAGAAGACCATGATTCCGAAATGGAACGGGAATTGTCCTACGAGGATCGGTAA
- a CDS encoding phosphopantothenoylcysteine decarboxylase, with translation MKEIIIAVSGSIASYKACDLVRGLTKNGYPVRVIMTANATKFVGKITFEALTSKPVRIDEFDTGMAHIEIKNIASVFAVVPASANIIGKMANGIADDLVTSTYLAITSPVLVAPSMNPGMYLHPAVQRNLKTLEADGVHIVSPDKGIVVCGDEGYGKLATVETIMEQIIELHKKNS, from the coding sequence ATGAAAGAAATCATCATCGCAGTTTCGGGTTCCATCGCATCCTACAAAGCTTGTGATTTGGTAAGGGGACTTACCAAAAACGGATACCCTGTGCGAGTGATTATGACAGCAAACGCCACTAAGTTTGTGGGCAAAATTACCTTTGAAGCCCTTACCAGTAAACCTGTTCGGATTGATGAATTTGATACGGGTATGGCTCATATTGAAATCAAAAACATAGCCTCCGTTTTTGCGGTGGTTCCTGCTTCTGCCAATATCATTGGAAAAATGGCAAATGGAATTGCTGATGATTTGGTGACTTCCACTTACCTTGCCATCACCTCACCTGTGCTTGTTGCTCCTTCTATGAACCCTGGGATGTATTTACACCCTGCTGTCCAAAGGAATTTAAAAACATTAGAAGCCGATGGTGTACACATTGTATCTCCAGACAAAGGCATCGTGGTTTGTGGTGATGAAGGTTATGGCAAACTGGCAACAGTCGAAACCATCATGGAACAAATCATCGAACTTCACAAAAAGAATTCATGA
- a CDS encoding phosphopantothenoylcysteine decarboxylase: MNLKFKRVVITSGPTREWIDPVRYISNASSGKMGYEIAKYFLQYPVDVIYIHGNTLERYANVEGAKQNLEVETTMQLRDAVLSQILDDTLLVMAAAPADFRPIMTAEHKIKKERTSEGSKGLLLELEENPDVLKQVDEFIKENQIQNSIRVGFAAETNDLEKHAREKLVRKGLHYIVGNVVGQGKGFGEVESILRIFGPKGLVKEIGPLPKEELAKSLVQFLVTV; this comes from the coding sequence ATGAATTTAAAATTCAAACGTGTTGTCATTACATCAGGTCCTACAAGGGAGTGGATTGATCCCGTTCGTTATATCTCCAATGCATCTTCCGGGAAAATGGGATATGAAATTGCGAAGTATTTTTTACAATACCCAGTGGACGTGATCTACATCCATGGAAATACATTAGAACGTTATGCTAATGTGGAAGGCGCCAAACAGAACTTAGAAGTCGAAACAACCATGCAACTGCGAGATGCCGTTTTGTCTCAAATCTTGGATGATACCTTACTCGTGATGGCAGCGGCTCCCGCAGATTTTCGTCCGATTATGACGGCCGAACACAAAATCAAAAAAGAAAGAACCTCTGAAGGAAGTAAGGGATTATTACTCGAATTGGAAGAAAATCCAGATGTCTTAAAACAAGTGGATGAATTCATCAAAGAAAACCAAATCCAAAATTCCATTCGAGTTGGTTTTGCTGCTGAAACAAATGATTTGGAAAAACATGCTAGAGAGAAACTCGTCCGCAAAGGGTTACATTACATCGTTGGGAATGTTGTGGGTCAAGGAAAAGGATTTGGAGAAGTGGAATCCATCTTACGTATCTTTGGACCCAAAGGACTTGTGAAAGAGATTGGGCCTTTGCCAAAAGAGGAATTAGCAAAGTCCCTCGTTCAATTTTTAGTGACTGTTTGA
- a CDS encoding DMT family protein, which yields MLTVILLILSNIFMTFAWYGHLKYAKSNQMFYVILFSWGIAFFEYVLMVPANRIGYTVYKYEGFQLKIIQEIITIFVFILFATLFLGEKIKWNYIVSFGLILLAGFFAFGFGNNSNSH from the coding sequence ATGTTAACAGTTATTTTACTCATTTTATCCAATATTTTTATGACCTTTGCTTGGTATGGCCATTTGAAATATGCAAAATCAAACCAGATGTTTTATGTGATATTGTTTTCTTGGGGCATTGCTTTTTTTGAATATGTGCTTATGGTCCCCGCCAATCGCATCGGGTATACGGTTTATAAATATGAAGGGTTCCAATTAAAAATCATCCAAGAGATCATCACAATCTTTGTTTTCATTCTATTTGCCACCTTGTTTCTCGGAGAAAAAATCAAGTGGAACTATATTGTGAGTTTTGGATTGATATTACTTGCGGGGTTTTTTGCGTTTGGGTTTGGGAACAATTCAAACAGTCACTAA
- a CDS encoding NAD-dependent deacetylase — protein sequence MDQLPKETLETIRNAERIVFLTGAGISSESGIPTFRGEGGLWKNFRAEDLATPSAFQKNPELVWEWYDWRRGICKNAKPNLGHITIAKWQKKSKDVFLITQNVDGLHPRSGSESIIELHGNIFRVRCTNCSAKYHLEEDGLETEGLKFCKKCESLLRPDIVWFGEEYDQNLLTKSWELCKQSQVVFVIGTSANVSVPANLALTAIRNGAIGIEINPDETSLSPSMKHHFGGKSGEVLPKIWNELFPNETLK from the coding sequence ATGGACCAACTTCCCAAAGAAACATTAGAGACCATTCGAAACGCAGAGAGGATTGTATTTCTCACAGGAGCTGGAATCTCTAGTGAAAGTGGAATTCCAACCTTTCGCGGGGAAGGTGGACTTTGGAAAAATTTCAGGGCAGAAGATTTGGCCACACCAAGTGCATTTCAAAAAAATCCAGAACTTGTCTGGGAATGGTATGATTGGCGGCGAGGGATTTGCAAAAATGCCAAACCCAATCTTGGTCACATAACAATCGCAAAATGGCAAAAAAAATCGAAAGATGTGTTTCTCATCACACAAAATGTGGATGGGCTTCACCCACGTTCTGGAAGTGAATCAATCATAGAACTCCATGGAAATATCTTCCGTGTCCGTTGTACCAATTGTTCGGCAAAATATCATCTGGAAGAGGATGGTTTAGAGACAGAGGGACTGAAATTTTGCAAAAAATGTGAATCCTTACTTCGGCCAGACATTGTTTGGTTTGGAGAAGAGTATGACCAAAATCTACTCACAAAAAGTTGGGAACTTTGCAAACAATCACAAGTGGTCTTTGTTATTGGAACCAGTGCCAATGTCTCGGTTCCTGCCAATTTAGCACTCACCGCCATTCGGAATGGTGCCATAGGCATTGAAATCAATCCAGATGAAACGAGTCTTTCGCCCTCCATGAAACACCACTTTGGTGGAAAATCGGGAGAAGTGTTGCCCAAAATCTGGAATGAATTATTTCCAAACGAAACACTGAAGTGA
- a CDS encoding aminotransferase class I/II-fold pyridoxal phosphate-dependent enzyme, which translates to MNRHWEEIQKKLESIKGKQLFRETKTYQGIDFCSNDYLGLATNPRMLEYYRSLTDLYPFGSTASRLVRGNYDSMDLFERKFASFVEGEAALLVSNGFVANFGLIDSIAAPDCYVFTDRLNHASILDGIRISGAKKKYYNHLDLEHLQTLLDKTNAEDPNQKQKRIVVTESLFSMDGDSPDFKKLLTLKKQYGFVLVVDEAHALGVYGEEGKGVLFRDLPKEDILLVDYRVYTLGKSFGLEGGIIVTKQLGRDHLVNVMRPFIFSTAPLPIISQLATFALDLLCSMDSERKNLQELASELKESLRSFGFSITNTASHIIPLLLSSEAEAMFYAKSLQEMGLDVRAIRPPTVPSPRLRISLNAKLSKKEIQRLVSALVQIRKDWDPVSANNIHL; encoded by the coding sequence GTGAACCGTCATTGGGAAGAAATTCAAAAAAAACTGGAGTCCATCAAGGGAAAACAATTATTCCGAGAAACAAAAACGTACCAAGGAATTGATTTTTGTTCCAATGATTATTTGGGTCTTGCCACTAACCCTCGTATGTTGGAATACTACCGGTCTTTAACAGACCTATATCCATTTGGTTCCACAGCTTCTAGGCTTGTTAGGGGAAATTATGATTCCATGGATTTGTTTGAAAGAAAATTTGCCAGTTTTGTGGAAGGAGAAGCGGCACTTCTTGTATCGAATGGATTTGTCGCAAACTTCGGTCTTATCGATTCCATTGCTGCTCCCGATTGTTATGTGTTTACCGATAGGTTGAACCATGCCTCGATTTTGGACGGAATTCGAATCTCTGGGGCCAAAAAAAAATACTACAACCACTTAGACTTAGAACATCTGCAAACTCTTCTCGACAAAACGAATGCCGAAGATCCAAACCAAAAACAAAAACGCATCGTTGTCACCGAATCTTTATTTAGCATGGATGGGGATAGCCCCGATTTCAAAAAACTCTTAACCTTAAAAAAACAATATGGTTTTGTCCTCGTGGTGGATGAAGCCCATGCCTTAGGTGTATATGGCGAAGAAGGAAAAGGAGTTTTGTTTCGTGATTTGCCAAAGGAAGACATCCTGTTGGTTGATTACCGAGTGTATACCTTAGGAAAATCATTTGGACTCGAAGGAGGGATCATTGTCACAAAACAATTGGGTAGAGACCATTTAGTCAATGTAATGCGGCCGTTTATCTTTTCCACTGCACCACTTCCTATCATTTCCCAATTGGCTACGTTTGCATTGGATTTACTTTGTTCGATGGATTCTGAGAGAAAAAATTTGCAAGAATTGGCTTCTGAATTAAAAGAATCTTTACGTTCGTTCGGTTTTTCGATCACAAACACTGCATCTCATATCATACCTTTACTCCTTAGCTCTGAAGCCGAAGCAATGTTTTATGCAAAATCATTACAAGAAATGGGACTGGATGTGCGTGCCATCCGACCACCAACGGTTCCGTCGCCCAGGTTAAGGATTAGTTTGAATGCAAAGCTTTCGAAAAAAGAGATCCAAAGATTGGTATCAGCACTCGTCCAAATTAGAAAGGATTGGGATCCTGTTTCTGCAAACAATATCCATTTATAA
- a CDS encoding cytochrome c-type biogenesis protein CcmH translates to MFPIALFSQKTTTNLKEDSHIQTFLKVTEKIRCICLPSLPIQSCSFNMCAASSYLKSFIENRIKDGMGEEEIISKMENGFGNSVLQDPIVLMFQENGNQGMVDSIVYGFGPKILAKPDDTWINATLLGLGVLGLFGIYRYGTKRSREKSGISQTNVKTPSTSTTESIKEKIRRFEES, encoded by the coding sequence ATGTTTCCGATTGCCTTGTTCTCTCAAAAAACGACAACCAATCTAAAAGAAGATTCGCATATCCAAACCTTTCTTAAGGTCACAGAAAAAATCCGTTGTATTTGTTTGCCAAGCCTTCCCATCCAATCCTGTTCGTTTAATATGTGTGCCGCATCCAGTTACCTCAAATCCTTTATTGAAAATCGAATCAAAGACGGGATGGGAGAAGAGGAAATCATTTCGAAAATGGAAAATGGATTTGGAAATTCGGTTTTACAAGACCCTATTGTTCTTATGTTCCAAGAAAATGGAAACCAAGGGATGGTCGATTCTATCGTATACGGGTTTGGACCAAAAATTTTAGCAAAACCTGATGACACTTGGATTAACGCCACCTTACTCGGACTAGGTGTTCTTGGATTATTCGGAATCTATCGATATGGAACCAAACGGTCTAGAGAAAAATCCGGTATCTCCCAAACAAATGTCAAAACTCCTTCCACTTCCACAACAGAATCCATCAAAGAAAAAATTCGCAGATTCGAAGAGTCATAA
- a CDS encoding heme lyase CcmF/NrfE family subunit translates to MNNLGTILLSASLAILLFSAFQTIYGIVSKERKAVELGRLALMTNPFVIILTFIVLLTQLVRSDYSNYYVVMHSSEHLPLFYKMTSIWSGSSGSLLFWNLILNVFTFIVLWQTRKSIEDRIPMMNLILAVLSGFFSFLAVFYGDAQPFREFVPEAAAGRGLNPLLQHWAMIIHPPILYIGYVSISIPFAIAMSALVSGQLSEDWMKFIRKWTLFSWFFLGTGILLGSKWAYEELGWGGYWAWDPVENASLMPWLLTSAFVHSVVIQERRGMLKFWNMLLVILAFHFSLLGTWITRSGVLEGPHSFSKSTIGTPFIVYIIASFLFFTGFVIYRRKNLTPERNLEAITSKEGSFLLNNFLLVLSTAAILLGVFSPLLYGKEFKAPWFNSWGVPAGIFLLLLMGSAPLLAWRKGAGAVFLSTLLKPFLFGILGGGLYILFYSQNFTKPDTKYGDVLAEVYSVLTVGIGVFTIAGIIQEYYRGIKARLEEHKEESFLRACINLLLKNKRRYGGYLVHFSLVLIFIGYAGNAFKINTSVRFFYELQPPTSEEIVYQSIDKAMIGGYQIEANTLKLKPVLISGLGGEPNIQNVIVSQEANYGIYRGLEKIASLDTERRFYPQISHLTGDFETHIPTSEPAIHSMAKEDFYIQLGAIETSDLKSENPDLPLMFMQYYFTPGSETDKLKLFLNFPRQIVANLEVWINPLVKLIWIGSLLYFMTGIFLLLPIGERKKQTKGNVA, encoded by the coding sequence ATGAATAATTTAGGAACCATTTTACTTTCAGCCTCTCTTGCCATTTTACTTTTCTCTGCCTTCCAAACTATCTACGGGATCGTTTCAAAAGAAAGAAAAGCAGTAGAACTTGGCCGATTGGCTCTCATGACAAATCCTTTTGTCATCATCTTAACGTTTATTGTTTTACTCACACAACTTGTTCGCTCTGACTATAGCAACTATTATGTGGTCATGCATTCCAGCGAACACCTTCCTTTATTTTATAAAATGACTTCGATTTGGTCTGGGTCTTCGGGAAGTTTACTGTTTTGGAATTTGATTTTAAATGTCTTCACCTTCATAGTGTTATGGCAAACTCGTAAGTCCATAGAAGACAGAATCCCAATGATGAACCTCATCCTTGCAGTTTTATCTGGTTTTTTTAGTTTCCTTGCTGTGTTTTATGGAGATGCGCAACCCTTTCGTGAATTTGTTCCAGAAGCAGCGGCCGGTCGTGGTCTAAACCCCCTCCTCCAACATTGGGCAATGATCATCCACCCTCCCATCCTTTACATTGGTTATGTGAGTATCTCCATTCCGTTTGCAATTGCGATGTCGGCACTTGTCTCTGGCCAACTATCAGAAGATTGGATGAAGTTCATTCGTAAATGGACTTTGTTTTCTTGGTTTTTTCTTGGTACAGGAATTTTACTCGGATCCAAATGGGCCTACGAAGAGTTAGGTTGGGGTGGGTATTGGGCTTGGGATCCTGTTGAAAATGCATCTCTTATGCCATGGTTACTCACAAGTGCCTTTGTCCATTCCGTTGTGATCCAAGAACGACGGGGTATGTTGAAGTTTTGGAATATGTTACTTGTGATCCTTGCCTTCCACTTTAGTTTACTAGGAACATGGATCACTCGTTCGGGTGTTCTCGAAGGGCCACATAGTTTTTCCAAATCTACGATTGGAACACCATTTATCGTTTATATCATCGCGAGTTTTCTCTTTTTCACTGGTTTTGTGATCTACCGAAGGAAAAATCTCACACCAGAACGAAACTTAGAAGCCATCACATCCAAAGAAGGGAGTTTTTTACTCAACAATTTCCTTTTGGTGTTATCGACCGCAGCAATCTTGTTAGGTGTCTTTTCTCCCTTACTTTATGGAAAAGAATTTAAAGCACCTTGGTTCAATTCTTGGGGAGTACCTGCTGGTATCTTTTTATTATTACTGATGGGTTCGGCACCGCTTCTTGCTTGGAGAAAAGGAGCAGGAGCTGTCTTTTTATCCACACTTTTAAAACCTTTCCTCTTTGGAATCTTGGGTGGTGGATTGTACATTCTCTTTTATTCCCAAAACTTCACCAAACCTGATACCAAATACGGTGATGTATTGGCAGAGGTGTATTCAGTTCTCACTGTGGGAATTGGAGTGTTTACCATTGCGGGGATCATCCAAGAATACTACCGAGGAATCAAAGCCAGACTAGAAGAACACAAAGAGGAATCTTTTTTACGAGCTTGTATCAACCTACTTCTCAAAAACAAAAGAAGGTATGGTGGGTATTTAGTCCACTTCTCTCTTGTTCTTATTTTTATCGGATATGCAGGGAATGCCTTTAAGATCAATACTTCGGTGCGTTTCTTTTATGAACTCCAACCGCCAACGTCGGAAGAAATTGTCTACCAATCGATCGACAAAGCGATGATAGGTGGGTACCAAATCGAAGCAAACACCTTAAAACTCAAACCCGTCCTCATTTCAGGGCTTGGCGGAGAACCTAACATCCAAAATGTGATTGTTTCCCAAGAGGCAAATTACGGAATCTATCGTGGTTTGGAAAAAATTGCATCACTTGATACAGAAAGACGGTTTTACCCACAGATCTCTCACCTAACAGGAGATTTCGAAACACATATCCCAACAAGTGAACCTGCCATCCATTCTATGGCAAAAGAAGATTTTTACATCCAACTTGGTGCCATAGAAACTTCAGATCTAAAATCCGAGAACCCTGACCTGCCACTAATGTTTATGCAGTATTACTTCACACCAGGAAGTGAAACGGATAAACTCAAACTTTTCCTAAACTTCCCACGCCAAATTGTGGCAAACTTAGAAGTGTGGATTAACCCACTTGTGAAATTGATTTGGATTGGTTCCCTCTTATATTTTATGACAGGGATCTTTCTCTTACTACCGATTGGGGAACGAAAAAAACAAACTAAAGGAAATGTGGCATGA
- a CDS encoding cytochrome c maturation protein CcmE has translation MNRKFLTLLFLIAISLGGIAYFSSQETSYLLLDASELAANPTKYSEQNLRVRGFVRVGSLVREGKKAKFDLELNDQIIPVFFTGETLLPDAFKEGARARVDGKLDKGVLVASHVEAKCASKYEAGYAEEK, from the coding sequence ATGAATCGTAAGTTTTTAACCCTTTTATTCCTCATTGCAATCTCTCTCGGAGGCATTGCGTATTTTTCTTCCCAAGAAACATCTTACCTACTCCTTGATGCTTCTGAACTAGCTGCCAATCCTACAAAATACTCGGAACAAAACTTGCGAGTAAGAGGGTTTGTACGCGTGGGTAGTTTGGTCCGCGAAGGAAAAAAAGCCAAATTTGATTTGGAACTGAACGATCAAATCATCCCTGTATTTTTTACTGGAGAAACTCTTTTACCCGACGCATTCAAAGAAGGCGCAAGAGCACGTGTGGATGGAAAACTGGATAAGGGAGTCCTTGTCGCAAGCCACGTGGAAGCCAAATGTGCCTCCAAATACGAAGCAGGGTATGCGGAAGAAAAATGA
- a CDS encoding YdcF family protein, producing MDSLFFIFSKVLTIFLYPLPVFFLLSFCLLFRIKTGKIKFLFFLLCLFLYLSSSAFVANAMVTGLEKDYPPVPLEKVPKADVAIVLGGMIQTISAVKVRPELTDSADRITDTIRLYRAGKVKKIIFTGGSGLLLSDEYREADLAKSLLIDLGVKEEDIILENNSRNTYENAVETKKIIEEKKLQSYILVTSAFHMKRASGCFHKQNLDVFPFPTDFRALNLESGAFELYLPSAGFLELTTLSIKEWVGYFVYHAKSYL from the coding sequence ATGGATTCTTTATTTTTTATTTTCTCCAAAGTACTAACGATCTTTCTCTATCCTTTACCAGTATTTTTTTTACTCAGTTTTTGTTTGTTATTTCGAATCAAAACAGGAAAAATCAAATTTCTCTTTTTTCTCTTATGTCTTTTTTTGTATCTATCTTCCAGTGCGTTTGTGGCAAATGCAATGGTCACTGGTTTGGAAAAAGATTACCCACCCGTACCATTGGAAAAGGTTCCAAAAGCTGACGTTGCCATAGTCCTTGGTGGTATGATCCAAACAATCTCCGCAGTTAAAGTAAGACCAGAACTAACAGATTCCGCAGACCGCATAACAGATACCATTCGACTTTACCGCGCCGGTAAGGTAAAAAAAATTATTTTTACAGGTGGATCTGGATTATTATTATCAGATGAATACCGAGAAGCGGACTTAGCAAAGTCATTGTTAATCGATCTTGGTGTCAAAGAAGAAGATATTATTTTAGAAAATAATTCGAGAAACACGTATGAAAACGCCGTAGAAACTAAAAAAATCATCGAAGAAAAAAAGCTCCAATCCTATATCCTGGTTACATCTGCCTTTCATATGAAACGTGCATCTGGTTGTTTTCATAAACAGAATTTGGATGTGTTTCCATTCCCCACAGATTTTCGTGCCCTCAATTTAGAATCAGGAGCATTTGAATTGTATCTACCTTCTGCTGGATTTCTGGAATTAACAACTCTTTCCATCAAAGAATGGGTTGGGTATTTTGTTTACCATGCAAAATCTTACCTCTAA
- a CDS encoding MBL fold metallo-hydrolase has protein sequence MNWKSYVSFSLLFGLSFGSFAQSTVLKSHHSPSGFQNPNPSFQKKGFWNVLVWQWDRFFLPYSLDAKSYPDFPVVKNDGKELKSNASKLSVTWVGHATTLVQIDGINVLTDPIWSERCSPLSFVGPKRYTPPGIAIRDLPKIDVIILSHNHYDHTDLPTLKQLEEKFHPLVLTGLGNKKLLLNEGMQNVKEMDWWEEWKLGSLQFTFTPTQHFSGRGIFDRDETLWGSFVISGKQETVYFAGDTGYYSHFKEIASRFPNIDVAILPIGATEPRWLMKPVHVDPKEAVRSFSDLKAKFLVPMHYMTFVLSDEPLDSPVPRTKEAMKESGISESALVPLKIGESRFF, from the coding sequence GTGAATTGGAAATCTTATGTGTCGTTTAGTTTACTTTTTGGTTTATCCTTTGGAAGTTTTGCACAGTCCACTGTTTTAAAATCACACCATTCTCCTTCTGGGTTCCAGAATCCAAATCCTAGTTTTCAAAAAAAAGGATTTTGGAATGTGCTTGTTTGGCAGTGGGATCGTTTTTTTTTACCGTACAGTTTGGACGCTAAATCCTATCCCGATTTCCCTGTGGTAAAAAATGATGGTAAAGAATTAAAATCGAATGCAAGCAAACTTTCTGTAACATGGGTGGGGCATGCAACCACACTTGTGCAAATTGATGGGATCAACGTTCTGACTGATCCAATATGGAGTGAGAGGTGTTCTCCTCTTAGTTTTGTCGGTCCCAAACGTTACACACCACCAGGAATTGCCATCAGAGACTTACCTAAAATTGATGTGATCATTTTATCTCATAACCATTATGACCATACGGATCTTCCCACTTTAAAACAATTAGAAGAAAAATTCCATCCATTGGTTCTCACTGGTCTCGGCAACAAAAAACTCTTGTTAAATGAAGGAATGCAAAATGTAAAAGAAATGGATTGGTGGGAAGAATGGAAACTCGGTTCTTTACAATTCACATTCACACCGACACAACATTTCAGTGGCCGTGGCATTTTTGATCGAGATGAAACTCTATGGGGGAGTTTTGTCATTTCTGGGAAACAGGAAACTGTTTACTTTGCGGGAGATACTGGTTATTACTCACATTTTAAAGAAATTGCGAGCCGTTTCCCGAACATTGATGTTGCCATTTTGCCCATCGGAGCAACAGAACCACGTTGGCTCATGAAACCAGTACATGTGGATCCTAAGGAGGCGGTACGTTCTTTTTCGGATCTGAAAGCAAAATTCCTCGTTCCCATGCATTATATGACCTTCGTTTTATCGGACGAACCACTAGATTCTCCTGTGCCCCGCACAAAAGAAGCGATGAAAGAATCGGGGATCTCCGAGTCTGCCCTAGTTCCTTTAAAAATTGGAGAATCACGCTTTTTTTAG